DNA sequence from the Octopus bimaculoides isolate UCB-OBI-ISO-001 chromosome 22, ASM119413v2, whole genome shotgun sequence genome:
AGCAACATCAGAAACTATATATCTCCATGTCTTAAACTTATTACCAGGGGTATCTTTAGGGGTTAGGTGGAAGGTGAGAATTTTTAGTTTgtgcaatattgttgttgttattgttgttttgtctcTCCTCTTTCCACCCAGCCACCCTCCaatgcataaaaaatataaacagctaagggttttttaaaatatttttttacagctCTAATTTCACATACCTTTATATCACCTCCTCCCACCCCTTTCAACCACGACACCTTACctctctcaccccccccccccccccNNNNNNNNNNNCGTCAGCAAACAAGACACCTTTCGCCCTCCCCCACCTACCACCCAAACTGTAACTTCACTTAATTTCATGTCTGCCTGATAACAGCTTTAATAAGATTATCATGTAAAGCAATTCCTTGGGACATTAAACATTCCCACGAGGCCATCGCCATCGGCACCACCCTACCAACCCCGCTCCGCTctcaactccaccaccaccacacacacgcataatcttTCACTTGATAAATTAGATTGGGGGGTAAACTTATCTCATCATACCCCCAGGTAGATGGGGGTGGGTGGACAAGAGGGTACTTACTATAAAGTAAGAGCAATCAGATATGTAATGTAcatgatgaatgtatgtgtatatacacacacacacacatacatatatgtgtatgtatgtatgtatgtatgtagatatatgtattatatattcaatGCAGAAATATTTCTTCCCCCCAACCCCCAGCCACTCCCAATCTATATCACCCAAAGGACCATTATCTGTTATGCATGTTTTATCCTACTTAACataacattttttgtattatttctctcttttgtataaatacatacatatgtacatgtatgtatatatatatatatatatatatatataatacatatacatatatatatatatatatgcctgtaattTTTGAATCTAAGCATGTTTTTCCCCACCTAttgccaatatatatttttttcctttctgttaaaaggtcatgttttctttattataattgttattatttcaagcAGGAAATCTTCCGTAAATCTCCGCCGGTCCCAGGTGGGCGTTAAACTATTTGGCTATTAACGTTTGATAATGAATAATAACTGATTAATATTGTTCTCCAATTATTGACAGTACtgctctatatatatgtatatatatatgtatatatatatgtatatatatatatgtatatatatatatatatgtatatatatatatatagcaatactATCTATTTACCAATGGTGTGTGTTATTTGGTTTTATCCCccttacatttctgagttcaaatttcatcaacgTTGGCttcccttttcattctttcggggattTGATAACTTTAAAGTATCATTGATGTACGGTGACTGATTAATTCACTTTACACCCCCACCCCAATGTTTTCAACCTTGTATCTCcattacaaatattattgttattttttaccaCTGCTACTGCTAAAGCTATATtcattaatcaaaaataaaagtgttttttGTCAATCATTTAACATGTGGGGGAGGGGacgaaacaataaaaaataacttgTATTTGTtgatagatatttttataaataatatttggtaaattaaatatttataaaatgtaaaaataatttttttgtatattgtttgttcagacatatttgttatatattacttgtatatatatgtatgtttattttattttatcaatcatttgTTTCTTGATGCAAGTTTTCTTAAATCTTTACTCATTTTTCCCTTCAAAAGCATCACATACCATCTCAGTCATTTGTTCTTTTGCAtgaatctctctctttcctccgtctatttgtttctgttttctgcatgtatttatgtatgtatgttactatatgtgtgtgcgtgtttatccATATGGGaagtatacaaatgcacacacacacacacacatgcatgcatacatacatacatctcaaaaacaaaaacatggtgATGATTTGGAATGTTGTAGATCTGATGTATTATGGCCCGAAGTCTCTTTCAAtcattcttctcattcttcttattattattataaaatttttctttcttcctctcttctttcttaaaattaatctttggaatgtcattaACAAAAAGTAGTTTGAAATCAGCAACGTAtaaggcattttattttatcaatcctattattttttaaacttgataTTATTATACTGTGTCTGCATTGTAATTCAGTGGAATTCAACACTTATTAGATACATTAACATGTAAAgacttttgtttttctcctcctccttctcttctctctcccactctgctTCTCTTTATGTTGTTAAGATTTTAAAGGTTCAAACCTTCGACTTTAGTAGATGCCGTTGGTAAGTATAGTTATTTCAAACATAGTCTGTCTAAACCTCTTCTCTTCATCCCTTATCTTTTCTCTATAAATCAAATCCCAggcttctctttatatatgtgctcCTTATATCAcagatcagtgattctcaaccagggtccatatagaattttattgttagaatttatatgctataaattggtaatatttctacaatacacaaaatatttcaatttttttttttaattcaggtcctaatatttaattataaaaatataatgggaccttttttttttttgctcatgtATATTAAATGGCCATgaaggtccagtagagtaaaactggaaccaaaggggtccatgggcaaaaaaaaaaaaatggttgagaatcactgttctAGATTTTTGCTGAAAATCTTAAGGATTTTTGTCAACCACTTTAGGGTActcttgcagcatttcttccagccctttatgttctgagttcaaatgctgttgaggtcaactttgctttttcatccaGTGAAAATTTTGTAGAATATCTCAAATGGAAACCAGGAAGACATTCTTAGGGGTCTaaatggttatttttttcttttttttatgagagCAAGAAtaggttactatttctaacaagccaAGTGACCACTAAGAGAATCCTCCATTATTACATTAGTTTggtttaattaataaattcatgtGTTGCTTTGGAGTGAATTAACAGATGTTATTACTAAGAAAGTGACAGtgttaatgataacaacaacattattatcattaatggtaGTTGATTCATTGCAGGTGAACTTTATTGGTAGTTAATCACAGATAATTCTTCTGTTGTTGATAGTTAATTACCAGTAACCCTGTCTTCCACTGGAGttaagagaaaatttaaaatacattaatcAATGTTTCCACAATCCTAATCTTCTTGCTGTTTCCACAGTGGTAATAATCTTGTTAATAGTTGCATAATAGAAACTTCATCTATATTTCCGCATTGATAATCTGCTGTTTCCATAATGATAATTCCTCCTGTGGTGATAATTTTGTCACTATTTCCACAATGGTAATCATTAGCATGGTGATAATCTTGTCGATGTTTCCACCATGATAATCTTTTGTCAGTGTCTCTTAAATGGTAAATTTATGAAGATTTCCACTGTGGTAATAATAGTGTTAATATTTCCACAATgaaaattccattttatttcacttaGAACTTTCTTTGGTTTTGTGAATATTTCTTCTGTCTTgactttaggttctgagttcaaattccaacaaggttcactttgcctttcatccttttagggttcataaaataaggaccagttgaacactgggggtcaacaaaactgacttactccctcccccaaacaTACTGAcctttcttctatctctctccctcctttccctTCCTTGTTCCCTCCTCTCTCTGTTCTTCCAACCACCATTTGTGTGAACCAGCTGTCCCAATGTTTTGAGGCTTACAAACCCCACCCATTATAAACTGTGCTTCATGTACTACATGTGAACATGTTCTGTTGTAGCAATCCGGGCTGAATATCTCCAATCCTGAGGTGCTTTATCTTCCCAATGTCACTTACGAGGATAGTGGTTGGTACACGTGTGTAGCATCAAACTCCATTGGTGTCAGATACCGGAGTGCCTGGCTTACTGTTGTCGAGCCTCCAGACAGTAAGTAACCGTTCGTTgctttgttgctgtttaaccattttgataccacccTACCGGAAACCACCCCTTGGTTGTATGACACAAAATTCCTGTTTTAGAATTATCTTAATctgaaactttccatcaaaattttgtgttaatttatgtcccaagCCCCAACTTAAaagtgacaaagttattttactaaattctttatcattttcaaaaaaTTAACTGTATTTCACcaaaaatatgataatgaaagggTTAGCATCTGCTTTCCCTGCCAACATGGGTTAAACGGTTtggcagcatggaaagtagacgctaaatgatgatggtttgTTCAATCAGGGGCTGACCTTGGGGTTGGTGGTGTTACactccttttgttaccatatttttggtaaaatatacttaattctgaaaatgataaagaatttagaaaaataactttgtcactatTAGTAAaaaaaccatgtgaataaataaacattacatttggcagaataatttgaatgcaaaagggttaaactgcttttttttttccatttattcttcAGCTTCCAGCCAACCAAACCAGTTAGCCGTTTCTCAAGACACATCAAAATCTCACTTACACATCTTGGTTGGTGTAATTATGACATTTCTCTTCATTCtaactttcattttaattatcGTCTGTCTGAGACGTAAGAAACAGCATCACGGAGGCACCGACNNNNNNNNNNNNNNNNNNNNNNNNNNNNNNNNNNNNNNNNNNNNNNNNNNNNNNNNNNNNNNNNNNNNNNNNNNNNNNNNNNNNNNNNNNNNNNNNNNNNNNNNNNNNNNNNNNNNNNNNNNNNNNNNNNNNNNNNNNNNNNNNNNNNNNNNNNNNNNNNNNNNNNNNNNNNNNNNNNNNNNNNNNNNNNNNNAACcttattttcctcatttttagaatgacttatATTACCAGAAAAATCCACAGAACGTCATGCAGCCACTTGTGCCTCAAGTCCGAATTGAAGGTCCCAGACGGCGCCTGTCTTCGGAGTTGACCACTATGTCTGAATATGAGATTCCTTTGGATAAAAATTGGGAATTTTCTCCAGATCGGTGAGTCTCCAAAATTTCTATACTTCTTTCATCATATTGTTCTAtactatatttctgtatttcagcttagctctctttgtctctttttttttttttttttttttaaatcttctttTAATCAATTCACTGGATTGATATGTTAGGtataaagcaccatttgaataTAGCATCCCACAGAGGTCATCAGCAACACTGTCTGCTTGGCAAGTGAAAGACTTGTGGGGTGTTCAAACCCAATCAGAGGATCTCAAACTagtgctctgagttcaagtcgTATCAAGGCTagctctgcctttcatcattttggggacaataaaaaaacaaaagtaccaGTGTTGGGATGGTAGAAAGATAAAATGTTAAATCGTAATTCTCTAAAACATCTTCAATTTTGTAAGAAATTATCActtctatattttttgtattctttgtttttaatggtGACCAtgcctcttttctctttttttccagtTTAATTATGGGTAAACAGCTGGGATCCGGGGCATTTGGGGTTGTTGTCAAAGCTGAAGCTATTGGCATTGGAGGCTGTAAAGGAAGAGTTTCAGTCGCTGTGAAAATGTTAAAAGGTAATTTGTGtttatagatgatgatgatgatgatgatgatatgctgctgatgtgtgtgttcatcatcatcattatccagtgttttaaatccaggttttgtccccaccttaccagtttccagtcaacctgtctaactcatgccagcatggaaaatgaatgttaaatgatgatgatgtgagtttTATCTTTGTAAcagaaataaaatcattatacTTTGTGACTGGAGTATTGTACTGTATTGTGACAAGATTGCTGTAACTGTTGTACTGTCACACTGACTAACGTTACACTGAGTATGGTACTATGagtatgcaagcatgaaaaatgggtgcaaaacaatgataatgaggtCCCTATGTGCATGCTccacctgctaaaaatagcagccaaatcttaagtcataccctaccatcttaaaaacaaaCACCTTAGATAATGTGATTCTGGATTCACTGTTTATTGGGAAAAaatgggatagtcatggctggaggTGAAACGGCTAAACAACAATGGCATACAATACTATTTGTCATCTCCAGATATTTATCACTTGTGTTTCTAGTGAGTTTGTCATGGAATTAGACATGTTGATGCAGTTACCATTTTAGTGAATGGTTCTtcctaccatctctctctctctatctatctatctatctatctatttatctactttatCTGTTCCTGCTTTCAGAGGACGCTACAGAGAGAGAACTGGCTGACCTTGTGCAGGAGATGGAGGTCATGAAAGTTATCGGGGCTCATAAAAACATTATTAACCTGTTGGGCTGTTGCACACAGAACGGTAAGTTGCTTTTAGattttttatcttctttgatAATGTTGCTACTTCcccaaaatattcaaagaaaaatgtCCCTCTCTGCCTCACAGATGTCTAAAGACATATGACCATATTTGATCAACAAACAGAATATTAAATGGCCTTGTTCTACAGAAATCAAAAAAACCTAATGCTGGACATACTGTTAAAAACCTTTACCAATGCAgttgctcaacctgttagaaatagcagccaagaaataagcaattacatcatcaaaatctcttcAAATTACTCTCTAGTGTCTTGAAAATGCAATTCTGGATATATTATTCCCAGTTGAAAGCCAAGACGGtcagaaccaacaacaacaaaatccaaattttgtaatttttatgtaaCTCTAAGGTATTACTATTataagacatggctgtgtggttaggaagcttactttccagccacatggtttcaggttcagtcccactatgtggcactagtctttttttttttttttttcgatatttctttcatttcctccttttcccttttctttccagGACCCTTAATGGTTATTGTTGTCTATGCTCCCCATGGTAACCTTAGAGATTTTCTACGTGACCATCGACCTCCTGTAAGGTCAGGAGACACCTACGAACGACCCGTAGCTACCAGATCTCTCACTCAAAAAGACCTCATATCATTCTGCTATCAAGTAGCAAGAGGAATGGAATATTTAGTATCAAAAAATGTAAGTTTGAAAatcttgttgttttcttcttttattttcaatcctCCACAAGCAGTTGATATCATCAGGCaacaatgctattattattattattattattatttcttcattctgagttcaaattctgctagagTCCTTtcaatatcaataaaatgaagtaccagccaagtactggggtcaatgtaatcaatatacTCCCATCCcctaaaaattactggccttctacctatattagaaagtatatattaaataatagttTATAACATTGCTGTTATAAACTATTATTTAAGGTaatggattggtagaatcgttgaATCAATGGAAGaactgctttgcagtatttgttccaactctttataTTCTTTGGACGAATTTTGCTGACGtcagcttcacctttcatccctGTGGGggtgataagataaagtaccactcaagtactgagatcaaggGCACCAATTAACTCTTCTGCCTTCAGAAGTCAGTTCTTGTGTCTAAATTAATAACCATTAAAAGTGATGAGCTAGTAAAATTGTTAGCGTTATTAAAATTGCATTGTGATGTCACTTCCAATTCTGAgttgtggtttcaaatcctgtcaaagtcaactttgtccaTAACCTGTGTTGGTGGTAGATGCTACAATCTACATGATTATACACATTTATTAACGCATGTAGATTTAGGAGTTTAACacagtaatatatattgtatacagtaGCATATTTTTGAGCTCTAATTTGTTATGCATACAAAGCACATCATTGCATATAATAAAtcgttccctctctctgtctctttattccAGTGTATTCACAGAGATCTTGCTGCACGTAATGTATTAGTAGCAGAAAATTATGTATTAAAGATTGCAGATTTTGGATTGACACGGCATCTACAAAACATTGATTATTACAAGAAAACTACAAATGTAAGTTATTCTACCTGTCTCTGTAATGTTCCTCTCATCCGCTGCACTTGAAgcaataataaagcatttataattattaacattatatGAAGAAATCATTTGTAtgtagtcaccatcatcatttaacgtctgttttccatgctggcatgggttggatggtttaacaggagctggccaggctccATTTTAAAATTTGGCTGCTAAAAGCCTACCACCCTTTGTTGCATGTTgattggaaaggcatccagctgtgaaaacgctgccaaaacagacacggaAGTCAAGGGCTCCTGTCataccatcctacccatgccagcatggaaggcaggtgttaaacaatgatgatgattgtatcaCATGCAGCAGTCCATGGAGCAAATTTAAGTTAACCACGTCACATCATCCGTTTATCTGTTAGTTTGCCCATGAGGCTTTCTGTAGTTATGAATCCAACATGTTAAACATGCCTTTTGTTTCTTCCCTTCTTACAACAGGGTCGGCTGCCAGTGAAATGGATGGCACCAGAAGCTTTATTCGACAAAAAATATACCACAAAAAGTGATGTGTaagtatttgtttaaattttcttcaattaaacagttgtgtagtaaataaataagtaagtagGAAGCCTGTTTGTATTACCAGTacttacattggtttcaaattttggaggaAAATTAAGTCGAATACTTcagtcccagtgctcaactggaacttgtATTGAGGAAACCCAAGACAGATAAACTAGACAAGGCAATCAATCCTAGCTGACAGGATTTGAATCCAGACACTGTAGGACACAGTCATAGGAAAACTGTGACCTGCAGGACTTTCTGAAAGGCACACCTAAATGAAATATGATCCTGaatatttttagtagtagtagtagtagtagtagtagtagtagtagtcgtagtcgtagtagtagtagtagtagtagtagtagttcagcTCACCTGACAGTGAGCCATGCTTTATGTTGTCCACTTCTTGAGAAAGGTTGcccatataggcgcaggagtggctgtgtggtaagtaccttacttaccaaccacatggctccgggttcaatcccactgtgtggctccttgggcaagtgtcttttactatagcctcgggccgaccaaagccttgtgagtggatttggtaaacagaaactgaaagaagcccatcgctgTAGCATATCAAACTAAATGCCTTCTCACATAGTTTCATGATTTCACTTGTCTCTCTTCTCTTAACCATTGAGTGAATTCACTGAGCAGGACTTATTTCTGGTTATTTTTTCTACTCCTGCTTTGAatcattgaactgtgaccatactggggcactgccttcaagaaattatattaaccccagtactttgtCCAATGTTTTTGTTTATCGAACATGTATGCTTGCCCTGGTGTGTGTAAAAAGGATGTCACTGGCACAGATTAAATACTGCAAGATGTTTGTTCAGTTCACTGATTTATCAGTCATTTCTTGCCAGTCTCCACACACTACCAAAcaggcttcagcacagtttcaGTCTATCAGATTTCACTCCTACGGCATTGATGAGTCAAAGACTGCATTGAAACACATTTGCTTTAGGTTGGATCAAACAACCACAGATATTGTTTAAGATTAAGGTTACTATTGttgctttgttattttctttggcAGGTGGTCTTATGGAATCCTTCAGTGGGAAATATTCACATTAGGAGGTAATCCTTATCCCTCAATCCCAGTAGAAGAGCTGTTCAAGTTGCTGCGAGACGGCTACAGAATGGAACAGCCACCATATTCTTCAGATGAAATGTAAGttactgtttttaaaatgtttcactaATCTGAATTTGTGATATGaccaagttttatatatatatatatacaattcctaatgagattaaattataaatatacataaagattctttttttaaatgctgtaaaaaaaatttttatatactGAACAGCTATGGCAGTCCAGTAGAATAAAATGGAAACCAAAGGGGTTCATATGCAaaacctggttgagaaccactgctatacTGTTATACACCATCAAATATCTATGCTATATTAAATTGATTC
Encoded proteins:
- the LOC106868677 gene encoding fibroblast growth factor receptor 2, whose amino-acid sequence is MVNWKSQLIFVLLLVLLFQVSRSENEGAPEFQRRPNRVEVEYVGQRIRLQCRVKGKPRPMLSWYRNGKRVNVSQPRYEKENTTSDTISDAEYVKQRGPPRWSSKKAPIRLVARPPSSWVQLKCPAIGNPKPNITWYKSGKLFKEGQMKQARKWTLTIKDVVPEDAGNYTCIVSNEEGSIHWTYELKIVQRVPHAPFIDGPKNQTVTYGGTAKFMCKVMISDLHPHLQWLRHYEVNGTYQTENGEPFVRVIKQSGLNISNPEVLYLPNVTYEDSGWYTCVASNSIGVRYRSAWLTVVEPPDTSSQPNQLAVSQDTSKSHLHILVGVIMTFLFILTFILIIVCLRRKKQHHGGTNDLYYQKNPQNVMQPLVPQVRIEGPRRRLSSELTTMSEYEIPLDKNWEFSPDRLIMGKQLGSGAFGVVVKAEAIGIGGCKGRVSVAVKMLKEDATERELADLVQEMEVMKVIGAHKNIINLLGCCTQNGPLMVIVVYAPHGNLRDFLRDHRPPVRSGDTYERPVATRSLTQKDLISFCYQVARGMEYLVSKNCIHRDLAARNVLVAENYVLKIADFGLTRHLQNIDYYKKTTNGRLPVKWMAPEALFDKKYTTKSDVWSYGILQWEIFTLGGNPYPSIPVEELFKLLRDGYRMEQPPYSSDEMYSIMQKCWTQKPEDRPTFSTLVQEIDKILTSLLNEKYLEIESPTSTTSDSQYSSMSHSSTSSTEGVSRSESS